A region of the Cannabis sativa cultivar Pink pepper isolate KNU-18-1 chromosome 3, ASM2916894v1, whole genome shotgun sequence genome:
tcatattgatgtttgattgatgtttgtgaattctgggaaaaataattgattatttgtatctgaaattaattttattggatagtttggaaaattctaagaaatttacttttttacagaaatcgatttcgattttatttgaattagttatgaatttttgaaaatcggaaaaaaACGAGGTGGTGAGCACCTTCCCTACGCGCGTGGAAATCATGCACAGGAGTGcatgcgccgagttttctcggctgtGTCTCCCCTTCCACGCGAGCGGACAGTTTGCTTTGCATACTGTTCGTACCAcctgccattttttttttgttttctttgatttttcatgatttttcatggaattgacttccgattttttgtgtagttttgtattttgatttttgttttacaattttcaaatctaattatcagaaataaattaattttattttaaaattaattttagatattagtgcaatttaaatttgaaaataggttaaaatcaagtattgcttacctcttttcttatttcttttaaattttgattattttatcttatttttaaatataaggtcataaattaattttttttataaaaatattttttagtaaattgaccttatttagattaaaattactataatcatggtattttaaaagggaaaataggatatttttgttaacttttaaattttgttatttttacttaaattgtaaaatcagaaaagggtatgtatttaccattttctattttattgaatatttaattattaaataacatggaatttaaaaggaaagttagcaaactGACATTTTATATCTTAAAATGCCACTATTACTAATATTTAGTGacattttatattttagtgACATTTGTATAAAATGTAAGCTATACcaatgtgactaaaaatacaagtgtcactaattaattttttagtggCATCTTAAAATGTCACCTAAATATAAATTGTGGCAATTTAAAATGTCACTATAATATTTactatatatttgtttaatgtttaaaaaaataatttagtgAAACTTTAAAAATGCCAAAACTTATACTAGTGACATTTTCCTAAAAGGCCACTAAAATTTATttctataatttattatttaattttaattaaaaaataaatttaatttaattttctttatataaaaatcaattatttaataattttttaattattatatatatttatatggcttatttaatttaattaaatatatattttttatatatagcaATTGTGACTCGTGTtgaatagaaatataaaaatagattaATAGAACCATTAACcaaattttgttgattttttttaattggaaGGAGAAGTCTAATAATGAAAGACTCCCCAAAACTTAGTAAAACAAAGATTGATATACAAAATCTAAAGTAAAATCAAAGCAAGCAAAAAcaattatataaaaaagacaaacaTAACAgcagagaaaaaaaattgtgttaaaTAAATCAACAAgaggaatatatatatacaaaaaaaaaactctaaacaagaaaagagaataattataataattttatataaacatTCTTACACTAAAATAAGTTTAAGTTTgttacataaatatttttacaatataaaaatataatacctAATAATTTCATATTCTTACAATAaacataacaaataataatgaaaattatataCAAACTATCTATACAacattaatgaaaaaaatcaacaaacatAATCTTTTCTTTATGTTAATAAAGTCACATCATTGAGTCATGAAGTTGTTTATCTGATTTTCGTGAAACCTGCATAAATTTTAGGATAATAAATAACAAATGAACAATCGTTCGCATACATATATCATGATATTTGATGAAAGATGATAACTTTAAAATTGTattcaagttaccaaaaatgtTGTCGGTCATGCAAGAGGTGCTCCAACAACTTCACCAATTGTCTTGTATTGTCCACATGGTctaattaattcttcgttggGTTTGATACAAACTTGAACAACAACTTCAGAATAATGATCTCCGAGCTCTTTACCTCCAACTTCTTTCGATGAATCTTTACTAACAACTAGACCAATAGCAATTGTTTCAGGATCAGCAGCAACGCTTTTAAGATTAACCATTTCACCAACCTACACAATAAATTATGacataacaaaatatattttttattaataattttttttgatatttaaataatatctaataattatattaatatgtaCCTCAATAACTGGAGTATCATATGCTGATGATGAAAACCACAATTGGCGTTGAGATTCCTTGTTATGTGATGTACACGACTTTTTTGCGTAcatatgtaattaaatatcaataacATATTTCATTGGTTAGtaattctttttattatatcatttgaaaaattaaaacttaacgAGTTGTGAAGAAGTGACATCCCGATTGTAGTTAAGAGCCTGCACATAAATATATTCAGttctaaatattaaaaaatattgaggaattataaaaactaaagaaagataattttttttttaaaaacaatagaGAGATTAAAGGTCTAACCATGTCCGGTATAATAGATGTGTCATTTGCATTGTAGTCATGTTTGTTGGTTTGAACTAGAGATCTTAATTCTTTTAATTCAGCTTCTAAAGTCTGTATATAGTTCCTTTGATTTCCTCTCTTAGTGGATTTATTTTCCCATATGTCGGATGGGCAAACACCAAAACCGTACATACGGACTGATCTGTATTTTTCTTTACCCATTACCTTAGAGAAAGTGTCATTCATACTCCTTTCCTTCCATACATCCTCATTCAACTCTTGTTTCTCTTGTAATTGTACCTATCATTAATATAagttaagaaataataaaaaaaatggtaggcataaattaaaaattattcaatcaTACCATTACTTCTTTTGTTGTATCAGTTAcacttttatctttttttgtaTAACAGATTTTAAACATATCAGCACGTGTCGGTGTAATTCCACCATTCTTTTtctacaaataaaaatattagttgCAGTTAAATATTAATCAAAATACGCATAATTACAAAGCAATGTTCAATTTACATGCtaaaataattttgtagtttACCTGTGCATCTCTAATTTGTGCAAAACTTTTTGTACCAGTTGTATGATTGTATTTCTTTTGACTACGACTAGCCTTGTTTGTGGCACTCcttttctaaaacaatatataaattacacttaataaatattaaattcatgaaatatgatcaaaacaatatactcaattaaatatgaaaataaaaagtaCATTTGCATCATCtgttgcccaatattttattaattcctCCCATTGCCCATCATATACTCTTTTgtccttatattttttttgctcCTCAAAAGATAAAATTTCTGAATAATAAGTTTTCTTAAGAAAAGCTTTCCAATTTTTAAGTTCCTTACCACAAGACCGCATAGTCCAATTTTCTGCCAAAGGAGGAATATCAAATTTTTCCTAGAAGTTTTAAAGCATACATTAGTAATAGGAATGTCAAAATTACTTCAGCTAATGATCTAAAATGCGAtattaaataaaagtaaaataatactttttacCTGTATAATTTTCCACATTCTATCTTTATATTTGTCTGGTACCTTATGCCAACTCTTATAGTTAATTGGAGCATTTTTTCCATCTCGTACTAATGTCCCAATAAAATTTATAAGTCTGCTTGCGTTTTTATCATGTGGCTGCCCAAATTCATTACATGTGATTTGTACTTTTTTACCATCACGATTACCCCAAATATCACGCATTTGTGTCGCACCTCTAGTATTCTTTTTACCATTATTAACTGTCAACAAATCTGTAAatgattctacacaatcttcatCATGTTCAGCCAATCTATATCGCATATATTGATCCATACctacaaaataattataaatctaTCATAATTATTCAAAGCAACAATGGAATTCTATGGACTACAATGTCAactgaaatgaaaaagaaaataaagtacGCCAGAGTAAAACTATAAGAAAAAGTAATAACAAAGAGGATGTCAAACCATAATTGCttaaaacataattaatatCTATTTTGACCCTTGAAATGGCCTAACATGTTCTatttataaaacattctctattTCTGTTTTTCCTATctgatgcatatatatatataaaataattgagtaaaagaaaagtttcaataacATGAAAAAAGACAACCAACCTACAAAGAAAGACTTGAAAACTCATAATGTATCATTGGTAGAAGCTctataaatataattgtttGCTTATTCTAATGACTATTAAAATACTGAAGTGACAACAAGGAGAAGTCAAACCAATtaagcatcatcatcatctaagAAATATAAGATCAATTGACCATAAATTTCCcactatatatacaatatatagcACACACAAAATGACATGAAACATAACAACAACTTACAACCAATTAATAATAGTGtcaaaagaaaacaacaataagtaaacaaaaaattacattGTAAAATTCTTATACAAAGAGGTTAGTAAAAATGACCAACTATGACTCAaaaatatttgtcaaaaaactATTAATGAGTGTTGAAACTAGTTTTGTACAGGTTCTTAGATTCTTATGATCAATATTATTCTCACTTAttcactaaaaataaatattgaaagGATTCAAACACAATTAGTGTTCCTCTCAATTCCTTTTAATGGCCTAAcatgttttatttttcactCTTTCTTATTTTCCTACCTGATCCATAgatatacacacacatatatgtatatatatttatatttactaaaggaaaagtttcaataatattaaagaaaagGACAATCAGCCTACAAAGAAAGACTTGAAAACTCAACTCAAAACTAACTTTCTCTTTGTAATTGTAGCCTCAGTAGAGTAGTTGGTCTTAAATGCAAAGCAAACAATGTATTGCACCAACCACTTTTTAACTACTGATCAGTATCTTGAAAGGGTATCAGAAAATAATAGTTTATGATTCTTTCCTCCTGATTAAGAATTAGTAATCCATTCTTCATTATAGCTTGAATACAAGAATGAATGTGGCATGAATTCTCAGTCCTACTATGCCTCTTTTCAGATAGTTCAGCAAATTATCAAAGTACAAACAAATTAAGAGCAGaaaaatttctcattttataATAACTAA
Encoded here:
- the LOC133036032 gene encoding uncharacterized protein LOC133036032 — protein: MDQYMRYRLAEHDEDCVESFTDLLTVNNGKKNTRGATQMRDIWGNRDGKKVQITCNEFGQPHDKNASRLINFIGTLVRDGKNAPINYKSWHKVPDKYKDRMWKIIQEKFDIPPLAENWTMRSCGKELKNWKAFLKKTYYSEILSFEEQKKYKDKRVYDGQWEELIKYWATDDANKRSATNKASRSQKKYNHTTGTKSFAQIRDAQKKNGGITPTRADMFKICYTKKDKSVTDTTKEVMVQLQEKQELNEDVWKERSMNDTFSKVMGKEKYRSVRMYGFGVCPSDIWENKSTKRGNQRNYIQTLEAELKELRSLVQTNKHDYNANDTSIIPDMALNYNRDVTSSQLSCTSHNKESQRQLWFSSSAYDTPVIEVGEMVNLKSVAADPETIAIGLVVSKDSSKEVGGKELGDHYSEVVVQVSRKSDKQLHDSMM